In the Streptomyces spororaveus genome, ACTCCTCGTACGCCCCGATCCAGTAGGCGGCGACGGCCAGTTCGTCCAGGGCGCGCCAGTCGTACCAGTCGAACTCGACGAACAGGACGTCGCTCGGAAACGGGATCCGCGCCGCCGCCCGCGCGAACAGGTACGCCAGCGGCCAGCGCTGACCCTCGACCCGGCACAGGCGTGCGAGGTCGCCCAGGGCTTCCGCCCGCTCGGGGCGGCTCTCGTGTGCGCTCAGGTAGCGGTCCATCACCTCGGCGTCCGGCCGGCCGGTGCTCGCCGCGAGCCGTGCGGCGTACAGGCGGGCGCAGAAGACCTCCTCGGCGAAGCCGCCCATGCCCGCCCGGCGGTCGTAGGCGGCCAGGGCCTTCTCCGGCTCTCCCGCGTCGCGCCAGCTCTGGGCCAGGTAGAAGACGTAGCGGGCGTTGTCGGGTTCCTTGACCAGGCCCGCTTCGAGGACCGCGGCGTCGTGCAGGTACTTCTTGCGCTGCCCGTCCCGCAGGAGGCGGGCGCCGCCACCCACCGAGCGGATGTGGGCGCCCGTGAGCGTCCCCAGGCTGTAGGGGCCCGCGCAGTCGATGTACTCGTGCAGGACGCCCACGTAGCGCCAGGGCAGCCGGGTGGAGACGAGGGCCGGACGCCAGTGGACGAGGGGCCCGTCGTGCAGCGCCACCCGGTAGGCGTCCTCCGTCAGCTCCGGCATCCGGAAGCCCGGCTCCACCTCCATCAGGTCGTCGGCGTCGATGAAGAGCAGGTAGTCCGCGTCCGCGCGCGCGAGGTCGATCGCCTCGCTGCGGCTCGCGTCGAAGCCCCGGAACGGGCTCTCGTGCAGAGCGCCCGGCAGATCTCCGAGGACCTCGCGGACGAGGTCCTGGGTGCCGTCCGTCGAGCCGGTGTCCAGGATGACCCAGCGGTCGATCAGGGGACGCACGGATTCGAGGCAGCGGCGGATGACCGGCGCCTCGTCCTTGACGATCATGTTCAGGCAGATCTTCGCTTTCACAGCCCGTCCAACCAGGTGAGTGCCGACAGGAGCGGCGGAGCCCCGGGGGGTGCCCCCGGGTGTCCTCCTAGGACTTGCGTTGCAGGAGCGCGACGGTCAGACCGCTCAGCCGTTCCGTCCCGTAGGTCGTGTACTGCGCGCGCAGCACCCGGGCCTGCACCGCCGGGACCGATTCCAGGGGGTCCGGACCGGTCCCGGGGACGACCACCCAGATGCGGCTCTCGCCCCGCAGGCACCGGGCCGGCTGCGTGCAGTACGCCGGGTACAGCTCGTCGTTCTCGGCCGCCGACCTGGCGAGGAAGACCTCCCTCAGCTCCGGATCGCGCCCGAGGTAGTAGCGGACCCCCCGGTCGAGCATCCACGGCCCTCCGCGGACGTACACCACCCCGTCCCCCGGCCGGTGGTACTTCTCGATGGTCCGTGCCGCCCCCGCGTAGTCCGCGCCGTGCGGGACGTCGTGCTCGAACGGCTCCCTCATCCTGCGCTGGTCGGGCAGCACCAGCAGCGAGAGCGCCGCCAGGACCACGGCGACGACGCGCCAGGACCGCGCGGCCGCGGCGAGTCCGGCCCCCGCCAGGACCGCCCAGTGCGGCACGGTGAACATGACGTACTGGAAGCGGAAGTAGGAGACGTCCCCGTGGGAGGCCGCCCACAGCACCAGCGGGGGCACCACCACCAGCGCGGCGCACGGAAGCAGGGCCTCGCGCCGCTCCTTCCCCGCGAGCGCGGCCAGCGTGACCACCGCTCCGGCGCACAGGCTCGACGCGAACACCTGGGGCCAGATGCCGGCGAGGGCCCACAGGTCCGGCTCGGGGACCCAGAAGAGCTGGCGGGACGCCTGCGACCGGCCGAGCAGGATCACCGGCGCGGCGCAGGCGCCGCCGACCGCGGCCGCCGCCAGGAAGCACCACAGTTCCCGGCGCCGGCGGCGCGCGCGCAGGAGCACCGCCGCCAGGTGGCCCGCCACGACGGTGAGCGCCACGAGGTGCAGCAGGCCGACGACGGCCAGGCACGCCGAGTACGCGGCCCACCTCCCCCAGCTCCGGGGCCGGTCGAACGCCCGCAGAAGCAGGAGGGTGGCCACGGTGGCGGCCAGGACCACGAGGGCGTAACTGCGGGCTTCCTGGCCGTACCGGCTCACGACGGGGACGACGGCGAAGAGGACTCCCCCGCACAGCCCGGCCCGCTCGCCGAAGAGCCGCCGGCCGATCAGGGTGACGACCGCGGCCGTGGCGGCCATGGCCAGAGCCGAAGGCATCCGCAGGCTCGTGTGCGAGCTCCCGAAGAGGGCCGTCCACCCGTGCATCAGCAGGTAGTACGTGCCGTGCACCGCGTCGACGCGGTGCAGCATGGCCAGGATCCGCGCCGTACTCCGCTCGGCGACGTCCCAGGTGACGATCTCGTCGGTGCCCAGCAGCGGGCCGCGGATCCCCGTGAGCGTGCACGCGAGCGTCGCGAGCGCCGGCCACATCCACAGGCCGAAGGGCGTTCCGGGGAGCTGTCGCCCCGTTGTCCCGGGCCCGGCATCCGCGTCCTGCGCCGGTCGGATGAGAGTCGTCACGCAGACAGTGATAGCCGCGGCGCGGGGCGGCGGCCGGGTCGCCACGAACGGGCCGGGACCTCTTTCGCCTGATCAGCCCCCCGTTGACCCATCGGCCCACAAATCGTAGGCCAATGTGTTGATATGCCTGCGCGCCTCTCTCGGGATGGCGGCCGCAGCCCGAATGCTCCCGCGCAGGATCACTCCCATTCGGTTCCACGAGGAGCAACGCAATGAGTCCGGAGAATTGGACCCCTTCCCGTCTGGGCCCGCTGCCCCGCCACGGCAAGTGGCGGGTCGGCAGTGCTGCGGCATCACTGGCCGTCGTGATGCTCGGCTACGCCAGTCCCGCACTGGCGGTCGCCGACGGGCCTCAGCCGTCCGGTACGGCGCCGGCGGTCGCGGCGGGCGGGGACAGCTGCAAGGAGGGCAAGGGCCGGCACGACGACGAAGAAGACCCCGACGTCCAGGGCTTCGGGGCGGGGGGCCACGACAAGTGCAAGGGGGCGACCGGAGCCACCGGGCCGACGGGGCCGACGGGCCCCACGGGTGCCACCGGGGCGACGGGCGCCACCGGAGCCACCGGCCCGTGCGTGGACATTTCCACGTCGTGGGACGAGCGGGAAGTCAAGTACAAGGCCGTCCTCGCCCCGGACGGCATCGCCTGGGCGGGCGTGTACGACTTCAACGCGGCCAACCCGACCGTACCCGCCTACACCTGGTACGACCTGACCACCGGCTCGACGGATTATCCGGCCGACCCCTGCGGCATCACGATCGCCGAAACCGCGAACAGGGTGATCGTCGAGGTCCTCACCACGGCCGGACAGGTCTGGGAGACCGAGTGCCCCGTCGTCCGCGGTGAGCCGGACCTGCTGGACTGCCCCGACCCCGTCGTGTGGACCCCCGCGAACCCGCAGCCCGGGTCGCTCATGCGCAACCACGGCAGCCCGATGCTGAAGCCCGGCGTCGGCGCGGCGCCCGTCGACAAGGGCCTCTCGAAGAGCTCCGCACGGCCCTGACCCTGCCGGAACCCCACGTGCCGTGCCCGGATCCTCCGGGCACGGCACGTCCGCGCGCGGGCCTCAGCCCTTGACGCAGATGACCTGCTTGAGCTTGGCCACGACCCGCACCAGGTCGGTCTGCTGGTCGATGACCTGCTCGATGGACTTGTACGCGCCCGGGATCTCGTCCACGACGCCCGAGTCCTTGCGGCACTCGACGCCCTTGGTCTGCTCCGCCAGGTCGCGCGCCGAGAACCTCTTCTTCGCCGCCGTCCGGCTCATCCTGCGGCCCGCTCCGTGCGAGGCCGAGTTGAAGGACTTCTCGTTGCCGAGCCCCTTCACGATGTAGGAGCCCGTGCCCATGGAGCCCGGGATGATCCCGTAGTCACCGCTCCCGGCGCGGATCGCGCCCTTGCGGGTGACCAGCAGGTCCATACCGTCGTACCGCTCCTCCGCCACGTAGTTGTGGTGGCAGCTGATCTCGCGGTCGAAGGAGACCTTCGCCTTGCGGAACTCCTTGCGGACGACCTCCTTGAACAGGCTCATCATGGCCGCGCGGTTGTACTTCGCGTACTCCTGCGCCCAGAAGAGGTCGTTGCGGTACGCCGCCATCTCGGGCGTGGCCGCGAGGAAGACCGCGAGGTCCCGGTCGACCAGGTTCTGGTTGTGGTCGAGCCCCCGGGCCACCCCGATGTGGTGCGCGGCGAGCTCGTTGCCGATGCCGCGGGAGCCGGAATGCAGCATCAGCCAGACCGAACCCGACTCGTCGAGACAGAACTCGATGAAGTGGTTGCCGCTTCCCAGCGTCCCGATCTGCTTCATGGCGCGCTCGTGCCGGAATTTGACGGCGTCGGCGAGGTAGTCGAAGCGGTCCCAGAGGCCCTCGTACCCCTCGACCGAGAAGCCGTACAACCGCGACGGGTCCACCGCCTCGCGATGCATCCCCGTCCCCACCGGGATCGCCCGCTCGATCTTCGACCGCAGGCCGGACAGGTCCCCCGGCAGGTCGTTCGCCGTCAGCGACGTCTTCACCGCCGACATTCCGCAGCCGATGTCGACGCCCACCGCCGCCGGGCAGACCGCGTCCTTCATGGCGATCACCGAGCCGACGGTGGCCCCCTTGCCGTAGTGGACGTCCGGCATGACGGCCAGGCCCTTGATCCAGGGGAGGGTGGCGACGTTGTGCAGCTGCTGCATCGCGCTGTCCTCGACCGACGCCGGGTCGGTCCACATCCGGATCGGGATCTTCGCCCCGGGTACCTCTACATACGACATAAGGAATCAATCCCCCGAAAACCACGGAAAAGTCAGAATACGCAAAAGCCTCGCTCTTGATCCCAAATACGACAGGGGACCGGCGCCAGCACCAACGTGTGCGATAGACATTGTGTCCAGCCGCGCCCAAGTCGCGGCAACGCATTTTCCTGACCGTCGGGGGGCCCGCCGGTCGAAGGGAGCCAGTGGACGTGCAGCGCAAGGCGGTACGGCGGCGAGTCCTGCCAGGCATCGCGATGCTCACCGCGCTCGCGGCCGGCGCGGCCGGTCTGACCGGGTGCACCAGCGGGAGCGGTGGCGGAAGCAC is a window encoding:
- a CDS encoding glycosyltransferase, with product MKAKICLNMIVKDEAPVIRRCLESVRPLIDRWVILDTGSTDGTQDLVREVLGDLPGALHESPFRGFDASRSEAIDLARADADYLLFIDADDLMEVEPGFRMPELTEDAYRVALHDGPLVHWRPALVSTRLPWRYVGVLHEYIDCAGPYSLGTLTGAHIRSVGGGARLLRDGQRKKYLHDAAVLEAGLVKEPDNARYVFYLAQSWRDAGEPEKALAAYDRRAGMGGFAEEVFCARLYAARLAASTGRPDAEVMDRYLSAHESRPERAEALGDLARLCRVEGQRWPLAYLFARAAARIPFPSDVLFVEFDWYDWRALDELAVAAYWIGAYEESAECAERLLAGDKLPPAERDRVARNLAFAREKLGVADLVDA
- a CDS encoding RtcB family protein codes for the protein MSYVEVPGAKIPIRMWTDPASVEDSAMQQLHNVATLPWIKGLAVMPDVHYGKGATVGSVIAMKDAVCPAAVGVDIGCGMSAVKTSLTANDLPGDLSGLRSKIERAIPVGTGMHREAVDPSRLYGFSVEGYEGLWDRFDYLADAVKFRHERAMKQIGTLGSGNHFIEFCLDESGSVWLMLHSGSRGIGNELAAHHIGVARGLDHNQNLVDRDLAVFLAATPEMAAYRNDLFWAQEYAKYNRAAMMSLFKEVVRKEFRKAKVSFDREISCHHNYVAEERYDGMDLLVTRKGAIRAGSGDYGIIPGSMGTGSYIVKGLGNEKSFNSASHGAGRRMSRTAAKKRFSARDLAEQTKGVECRKDSGVVDEIPGAYKSIEQVIDQQTDLVRVVAKLKQVICVKG
- a CDS encoding glycosyltransferase family 39 protein, with amino-acid sequence MTTLIRPAQDADAGPGTTGRQLPGTPFGLWMWPALATLACTLTGIRGPLLGTDEIVTWDVAERSTARILAMLHRVDAVHGTYYLLMHGWTALFGSSHTSLRMPSALAMAATAAVVTLIGRRLFGERAGLCGGVLFAVVPVVSRYGQEARSYALVVLAATVATLLLLRAFDRPRSWGRWAAYSACLAVVGLLHLVALTVVAGHLAAVLLRARRRRRELWCFLAAAAVGGACAAPVILLGRSQASRQLFWVPEPDLWALAGIWPQVFASSLCAGAVVTLAALAGKERREALLPCAALVVVPPLVLWAASHGDVSYFRFQYVMFTVPHWAVLAGAGLAAAARSWRVVAVVLAALSLLVLPDQRRMREPFEHDVPHGADYAGAARTIEKYHRPGDGVVYVRGGPWMLDRGVRYYLGRDPELREVFLARSAAENDELYPAYCTQPARCLRGESRIWVVVPGTGPDPLESVPAVQARVLRAQYTTYGTERLSGLTVALLQRKS